In the genome of Burkholderia sp. PAMC 26561, the window GACATGCCGCCCGGCATGTTCCACATCCACGGCACGAATACGCTGTTCGATGCAGACGACGACTGGGTCGCGCTCGGCAACTGGCAAGCGGTGATCAAAGGCATGTTCCCGCAGTACATGAAGACGCTCACGCATGATCGCCGCGCGTTGCTGCGCCACTTCACCGCGCAGGATCTCGCCTTCAAGGTGGTGGGCGTGGGCAGTGTCGGAACGCGTTGCCTCGTGTTGCTGATGCTGGACGAACTCGGCAAGCCGATGTTCCTGCAGATCAAGGAAGCGCGCCGGTCGGTGATCGAACAGCACTTCGAAGCCGAGACCCTGGGCCATGCCGGCGAGCGCGTGGTGCGAGGCCAACGCGTGATGCAGGCCGCCAGCGATATCTTCCTCGGCTGGGGCACAGGTCCCTCCGGACGCCACTTTTATTTCCGGCAACTGCGTGACATGAAGCTGTCGGCAAACATCGAATTGTTCGATATCGATGTCCTCGAAGGCTACGCCCGTCTGTGCGGCTGGATTCTGGCGCGCGCTCACGCGAAGGCGAGCGGCAAGGCAATCGAAATCAGCGCGTATCTCGGCCAGGGCAGCCAGATGGCAGAAGCGCTGGTGTCGTATTCGAAGAACTACGCGGATCAGGTCGAACGGGACTTCGATCTTTTTACTCAGGCGTGCAGAAGCGGACGGCTGCTCGCTCGCACCGACGAAGACATGGCCGCCGACTTTCATGTTTGAAAGACGCATTTGCAGGGTCGATTTTTAAAATCCCTGACCTACACTGATTGCGTGACCGGCATTCCGTATTTATGCGCCGCGTCACACAGCAGACAAATAGTCAGGAGGACTAAAACGAATCAAAGCGGTCGCGCCGATTCTTCTCGAAACCCGTCGTATCTAATGGATGTCACATCATGCGATTACAACAGCGTCTCATAGCGGAGTTATTTGGCACGTTTTGGCTAGTAATTGGCGGATGCGGAAGTGCGGTTCTCGCCGCGAAGTTTCCGGGAACGGGAATCGGTTTTGTGGGGGTATCGCTGGCATTCGGTTTGACCGTGCTCACCATGGCTTATGCACTCGGCCATATTTCAGGCGCCCATTTGAATCCGGCAGTTAGCGTCGGGCTGGCAGTCGCCGGCCGTTTTCCGGCGAAAGAGCTGGTACCGTACATCGTCGTGCAGGTGATCGGCGCGACCCTTGGCGCGTTCGTGCTGTATCTGATTGCCTCGGGCGTGCCGGGGTTCGACGCCGCCGCCAGCGGCTTCGCCAGCAACGGCTACGGGGCACGCTCGCCCGGCGGCTACTCCATGACCGCCGCCCTCATCTGCGAAGTCGTGATGACATTCTTCTTCGTGCTCGTCATTCTGGGCACCACCGACGGACGCGCCATCTCCGGATTCGCGCCGCTCGCCATTGGCTTGTGCCTGACGCTGATCCATTTGATATCGATACCGGTGACCAACACATCGGTCAATCCGGCGCGCTCGACCGGGCCTGCGCTCTTTGCAGGCGGGGCGGCGCTGGGGCAGCTCTGGCTCTTCTGGGTCGCGCCGATAATCGGGGCGTTCATCGCGGGGGCGCTGTATCCGCGGCTCTTCCCGGAAAAGGTCACGGCAATCGCGCCGGCGCCGCTCGCCATCGACGCTGCGCCCTGACCCGGCAGCGCGCCGCCATAAAAAATGGCCCGCCAAGGCGGGCCATTCATTCACGCGATCAAGCTAGCTGTATCGAATTGAAGCGTCGAATTACAGCGGCTGGATGTTCGATGCTTGCAGACCCTTCGGGCCTTGCTTCGCTTCGTAGCTCACTTTCTGGTTTTCCTGGAGGGTCTTGAAGCCTTCCGTGCGGATTTCCGAGAAGTGCGCGAACAGGTCGTCACCGCCGCCGTCCGGCGTGATGAAGCCAAAACCCTTCGCATCGTTAAACCACTTCACAATACCTGTTGCCATTTGCTGATTTTCCTAGAAGAGACGTAATTCCGTTTGGTAGCGTCACCCGCCGTCAAACGGCAAAGCGTTGCTGCCTCCTTTTACCACGCGAAAATGACACTTTGCAATTGGATTCTCCCCGGAGTTCCCGGAAATCCTGTCCAAATAGCGCGTGTGCATAGTGCGGAGACACCTGCCGTTCATCCGAGCGGACATGCGAATAATAATTAAAACATTTGGTAAGGCAAAGAAATAAGTCTATTTTTATCTCTCATTAGACGTTCTGAGAGACCGGAGACAATGAAGAAAGCAGTCGACTTGGGCATTTGCGGCGCTGTTGTTTTTTCGGGAGCGATCGCGGGGTCGGTGAATGCCGCGTGCAGTTCGACTGCGCCAACAAGCGGCGCGAGCGTAGTGTGCAGCGGAACCGGCGTTGGTCCGGTGGCCGCGCTGACCGGGCTCGACCGGGGTCAATATCACCATCGACTCGACCGTGGCCGCCGCGCTCACGCGTGCGGCTTCGCCGGTATCGTTCAGCGTCGTGGGGGCGAGCACGATCACCAATAGCGGCGCGATTACGCTAACCGGCGGCGGCGGCTCGGGAACCAATCGAGGTGCGGTCCTCCTGGGCACTGCAAATAACAATCAGCTTACAAACGCTGCGACCGGCAGGATCACCACGACTGGCGCCTACAACGACGGCATGGCCGCCAATGGCAGCGGCAATTCCCTTGTGAACAACGGGTCCATCTCGACCGCCGGGCCGAACGCGTACGGCATGTCCGCCGCCTGGGGGCAGACAAATGTTGGTCAGGCCAACAACAGTTTGACCAACTCCGGAACGGTATCGACGAGTGGCAGCAACGCGCGCGCGGCATCCATAGTCGGCGGCAGCGGGACGATCAACAACAGCGGCAGCTTGTCGACGTCAGGCGCCAACAGTCCCACAGCGTATCTTCAAGGCAACAACGATTCGCTCGTGAATACCGGCACGATCACCGCGACCGGCGCCGACTCCGACGCGGTGTTCTCCAACACTGCGGGGTCGAGCTTTGCGGCGACTATCGAAAACCGGACGGGCGGTCGGATTTTCAGCCAGACCGCGGCGGCTGTCCGGACGCTGAACGGCGCGAGTACCGTCACGAATGCCGGGCTGCTGCAGTCCGGCGGCCCGCTGGCGATCGCCATGGGCAATGGGGCAAACACGCTGATCCTGCAGACAGGCTCGCAGATCATCGGCGGTACCGATGGCGGCGGCGGTCCCGGCGTGAGCACGGTGATCCTGCAGGGAAGTGGTGAGGCATCGAATGCCTTCACGCGCTTTCAGACGTTGCGAATGGACGGCGATGCCTGGACGTTCAGCGGCACGGGGGATTTCAACCTCGCCGAAGTGCAGACCGGCACGCTCAACCTGACCGGCCTGTTTGCGCCGACGACCGTCGCCCTGGTCGATGCTCCTGGCACGCTCCAGGCCACGGCGCAGAACCTGCCGTCCAACGTAACCGACAACGGGCTCGTGCGCCTGGCTCAAGATGTCGACGGCACCTACAGCGGCACGATCTCGGGCACCGGCGCGCTGGAAAAGGCCGGCGCGGGCACATTGACGATGCCCCCCGCAGCAGCCGGCGGCAACACGTATTCCGGCGGCACGTCGGTTCTGGGCGGCACGCTCGCGATCGGCGCCGATAACGCGCTGGGCGCCCCGGCCGGCGGGCTGACGCTCGACGGCGGCACGCTGCGCCTGAACAATGCGCTCGATCTGGCCGCGACACGTCCCATCGTGCTTGGCGCGGCGGGTGGTGTCATCGATACGCAAAATTTCGATACCACCATCGAGCAGAACATCTCGGGCGCGGGATCGCTGACGAAGCTCGGCGCCGGGCAGCTTTTGCTGCAGGCGCCGACCACATTTACAGGCGGCACCACGTTGAGCGCCGGCACCCTCGCCGTAGGCGACAGCTCGCACCCCGGCGCATCGCTTGGCGGCGGCGGGCCGGTTTCCATCGCGGCAGGGACGAATCTGGGGGGCTACGGGAGCATCGTCGGCAATGTCACCAACAACGGCACGATCTTCGCGGCGAATGCGCTGCCGGCGTTTGCATCGGGAGGAACCGGCGCGTTGAACGTGCGCGGGCAGCTCACGAACAACGGCCTCGCGCAGATTGCCGGGGCAGGCGTTGGCAATCAGCTTGTCGTGACGGGCAGTTACGTCGGGCAGAACGCCCGGATTGCGCTCAATACGGTCGTCGGTCCCGACAACTCGGCTTCGGACAAGCTGGTCGTCAGCGGCGGTAATGCCAGCGGGTCCAGCACGTTGCTGATCCACAACGTTGGCGGCACGGGCGCCGCGACCACCGCCGACGGCATCCAGGTGGTTCAGGCCGCGAATGGCGCCACATCGGCCGCGGGTGCGTTCTCGTTACCGGCGTCCATCCAGGCGGGCGCTTATACCTACTATCTCGCGAAGGGCGGCGTCACGGCGGGGACGAGCGAAAGCTGGTATCTGCGAAATACCGTCGCCGCCGCAGCGCCGCCCGTAGTCACGCCGCCGACCTCGCCAGGAACGCCCGGAACGCCGACGACACCGGCCACGCCCGGGACGCCATCGGAGCCCACAACACCCACGACGCCCGGCGCGCCCTCCGGCACGACTCCGCCTTCGCAGGAAGCCCCGTCCGTTCCCACCGCCGCACCTGGCACGCCGCCCCTTCCCGCGCCGCCGCCAGCTGGTTCAGCGCCCATCCCGGTGTACCGGCCGGAAGTGGCGCTTTACGCCGCCATCCCCATGGTCGCGCGCGAACTCGGCTTCCAGCAGATCGACAACTTCCACGACCGCCAGGGCGACCAGTCCCTCCTCACCGAAACCGGCGCGCTGCCGGCCGCGTGGGGCCGCGTCTGGGGCGCGCATTCGGTGCAGAGCCAGGACGGCGCAGCCAATCCTGAATTCGACGGCTCTGTTTTCGGCGCGCAAGTCGGTCACGACATCTACGCTGACTCCACCGCAAGCGGCCACAAGAATCACTACGGCCTGTTCCTGGGTTTTGCGCGCGCGACCGGCGATATCGATGGTTTCGCGCTCGGCTTTCCGAACGTGAACGTCGGCCATTTGTCGATGAATGCGTACAGTCTCGGCGGCTACTGGACGCACGTCGGCCCCACGGGGTGGTACACGGACGCCGTACTGATGGGTTCGTCGATTACGGTCGACCCGTTGTCGAATCAGGGAACCGGCGCAGGGACGCACGGGACAGCCGTGACCGGTTCGGTGGAAGGCGGCTTCCCGATAGCGCTCGGCAACGCGTTCGTTGTCGAGCCGCAGGCGCAGATCCTCTGGCAGAACTTGTCGCTCAATGACTTCAATGACGGCGTGTCGTCTGTCTCGTTCAACAATGGCAACACGTACATCGGGCGCCTCGGTGTGAGGCTGCAACACACCTTCAGCAGCGCAGGCGTGACGTGGCAGCCTTATGCGCGGGTCAGCGTCCTGCGCGCGTTCGGCGAGGGCGACAGCACGACGTTTGCAGGGACCACGACCATCCCGGGGAGCGTTGGACAAACATCGGGACAATTGAACGTGGGACTCGTTGCCCAGGTCACGCGCTCGGGCAGCGCGTTCGTGACGGCGAGCTACCTCACCAATCTCGGCGGCTCGCATCAACGGACGATAGGCGGCAACGCCGGCGTCCGGTGGAAATGGTAGAACCGGCTGCGTCCTACTGACCGAGTTTCGGCGCGCTGCAGTCGGGCGTGCCGTTGCTTTTGAGGAGCGGCGTGATGCCCTGCGCTTGGGCGATGAGATATCGGCAACCCGTTTCGTGATCGGTTTCCAACTGCAGATTGATGTCCTCGGTGGTCTCGCGCGTGAATCGGTTAAAGCTCGCGCGAGAGGCGGGTTTCAAATCAGCGCTCGGGATCGTCGGGACATTCGGTGTGTTCTGGGCATGCGCTGCGAACGACGCGCTTGCCGCCAGCAATACCAACAACCTCTTCATGTGCGTTCCTCGTGACGTTTTGCGCGCAAAGACACACGCATTCCGTTCGATGACATCTACCGCCCGAGGTTCAACCTGCCGCCTTGCTCGCGCAAATAGTTATCGAGGATGGCCAGGACATCCGGCAGATTGCGCCGTCCCAGGCCGATACGAATATGGGTATCACCGTGATCCAGCAACGTGCTGGGAAGCAGCAGCACGCCGGTACGTTCGAGCACTTCCGCGCAGAAGCGCTCCGCGCCGCCCTGCTTCAACCGCGGAAAGGCTACCGTGCCGGCGCGTGGCCGGTGCCATTCCAGGATCTCGTGATGGCGCGCAAAAAATGGATCGAGCAAAGCCAGATTGCTCCGGACAATTGCTGTATTACGCTCGATCAATGCGCCGGTATTGCGCACCGCGATGGCCGCTAGAAACTCGCTCGGCGCGCTATTGCAGATGGTCAGATAGTCCTTGAACGTGTTCATGGCAGCCAGCACATCTCGATCGCGCGTTGCAACCCAGCCAACGCGCAAGCCCGCGAGACCATGCGACTTCGATAACGCGCCAAGCGAGATCGCTTTCTCGTAGACGTCGCACGCGGCAGGCAGCCTGTGCGCCGGATCATGCTCGAGTCCCCTATAGACCTCGTCGCTGAAAAGCCAGAGACCGTGTTTGCGCGCGAAGTCGACGATTGCATCGAACCGTTCTCGATCCGGAAGATAACCCGTGGGATTGTGCGGCGCGCAGATGAGCAAGGCTTTCGTTTCGGGACGCAGCAACGTTTCGAGTTCGTCGGGATCGAGCGCCCAGCCCTCGGCTTCACGCGCCATCCAGGGCGACACCGATACACCCAGCGCCTGCGCCACCGAGTAATGCGACTGATAGCCAGGCATATGCACGATCATGTGATCACCGGCCTCGAGCATCGTGTTCACGAACGAGTAGATCGCTTCCTGCGCGCCTGTGTGCACGATCAGATCATCCGTGCCGATCGACTCGTACAAGGTTGCCAGTTCTCGCCGAAGCTCGGGCGCCCCTGGGTATTCCGTGTAGCCCAGCCACGTGTTGTTGAAGGCATCGGCAGAACCGGGTTCGAGCGCGAGAAGATCCGCGACCGACATCGACTCCGGGTCGGAACTGCACATCAGATAGCGGGCGGTGAATTCGTGAACGGCGAAGTAGCGTTCGAGCGCAAATGGCGTGGGTTGCATGGCGGGTCCAGGGAGAAGAGGCGTGACGGACGCTGGTTAAAGGCGTAGTCTGCCGGTCGTACTTTCATAAATAAAGCTAACTCTCCTAATGCCACTTAAGAAACGCTAATGCTTGACTATGCCCTTCTCGATGCGCTCGGCGCCGTGGTGCGTCATGGCTCGTTCGATCGCGCGGCGCGCGAGCTCAATGTGACGCCATCGGCGGTATCGCAGCGCGTGAAGCTGCTGGAAGAGCGCGTGGGAAGCGTGCTGGTGAAGCGCGGCCAGCCGTGTATCGCGACGCCACCGGGCGCGCTGCTGTGCCGCCATATTGAACGCGTGCGCCGGCTCGAAACCGAACTCGGCAGTCAGATGCCGACGCTGCCCGGCATCCTTGCCGAAGCGTGGCCGACATTTCGCGTCGCAGTCAACGACGACAGCGTGGGGACGTGGTTCATCGATGCCGTATCGGAATTTTGTGTCGAACGAGAAATGCTCCTGGACCTGGTGATCGACGACCAGGACCACACCGCGCAGCAACTGCGCGACGGCAGCGTGCAAGGCGCGGTGACCACGCAAGCCGAAGCCGTGCAGGGATGCCGGTCGACCAAACTCGGGCGCATGCGGTACCTGCCCGTGTGTTCGCCCGCGTTTTTCGATCGATATTTCGCGGAGGGCCTCACGCGTGACGCGTTGCGCCATGCGCCGCGTGTCGAATTCAATTCGAAGGACCAGATGCAGCGGCGCTTCATCCGCCGCATCACGCGCGCGGATCTCGATCCCCCGCGGCACCTGATTCCGCACGTGGCGGGTTTCGTGCGCGGCTGCGCGTCCGGGATGGGATGGGGCATGTGTCCCGAACGCATGATCCGGCCGCTGATCGAATCGAGCGAACTCGTCCGCGTCGTGCCCGGCGCCCATATGGATGTCGATCTTTATTGGCAGAGCTGGCGGTTGTCCATCGGCTGGCTCGACGATTTCAGGACCATGCTGCAAAACCGCGCAAAGGCATTTCTTGATTAGTCCGCGGCCGCACATCACGATCGCGATTTCGGGATGCGAAACACTGTAATCTCTCGAACTCGTTCCTTCTGCATCGGATACACGAGTCTTGTCGAGCAAACATTCCAACGATAAAAAAACCGCCAATCGCTCGAATCTCGCACGTCGGCGCTTGCGTTATGCCGCCGCGCTGCTTGTGCTCGGCTGCGCCGGCGCAGAGCGTCCAGCAGCGGCAGAGGGTGCTGCGTGCGTTGCGGATGCAGGCCCGTCGCCCCGGCGCGCGGTCGGCCTCGTGCTCTCGGGCGGCGGTGCGCGCGGCTATGCGCACCTCGGCGTGCTGAAAGTGCTGGAGGCGAACCGTATTCCTGTCGACTGCATTGCGGCGGCGAGCATGGGTGCGGTCGTCGGCGGTCTGTACGCGAGCGGCATGAGCGCGCAGGACATGGACAACCGGCTCGCGAAAATCAATCTTGCCGACGTCGCATTCGACGTCACCGCGCGCGCCGATCTGCCGCAATCGCAGCGGGAAGACGAGCGGCTGTATATGAACAGCTTGTCGTTCGGCTACGGCTCGCGCGGCTTCCGCCTGCCCGCCGGTCTTGTGCAGGGCACGCAGCTTCAGGCACTGCTGCAGGACTGGACGAGCACGGTGCCCGGGAACATCTCGTTCAACGCACTGCCCGTCCCGTTTCGTGCGATCGCCACGGACTTGCAGACCGGCCAGAAGGTCGTGCTCGATCACGGGTCGTTATCGCAGGCGATCCGCGCGAGCATGGCGCTGCCCGGCCTGTTCGCGCCGGCGGATGTGGACGGACGCACGCTGGTCGATGGCGGCATAGTCAGCAACCTGCCGATAGAAACCGCCCACGACATGGGCGCCGACGTTGTGATCGCCGTGGATATCGGTTCGCCGCTGCGGCCGCTCGATGCGTTGGCGTCGCCCACCGACGTGATGCAGCAGATGATCGGCATCCTGATCCATCAGAACGTCGCGCGGCAACGCGAACAGC includes:
- a CDS encoding DUF2252 domain-containing protein codes for the protein MSGESKTASRVAAGKAHRDNMPRSAHGKLGKIDRDPIELLEQSSYGRVNRLVPLRYGRMMASPFSFFRGSAILQANDLAQSANTGLVMPICGDAHLMNFGGFATPERQLVFDLNDFDEVALGPWEWDLKRLAASFMIAARHMRLSRLTAEKLVETVVSQYQTRMREYAQFSALELWYERITFDRMLETAVSPERRRILRKGMEKAASRTHDSMLEKVAQFDGEHWTLRDMPPGMFHIHGTNTLFDADDDWVALGNWQAVIKGMFPQYMKTLTHDRRALLRHFTAQDLAFKVVGVGSVGTRCLVLLMLDELGKPMFLQIKEARRSVIEQHFEAETLGHAGERVVRGQRVMQAASDIFLGWGTGPSGRHFYFRQLRDMKLSANIELFDIDVLEGYARLCGWILARAHAKASGKAIEISAYLGQGSQMAEALVSYSKNYADQVERDFDLFTQACRSGRLLARTDEDMAADFHV
- the aqpZ gene encoding aquaporin Z — encoded protein: MRLQQRLIAELFGTFWLVIGGCGSAVLAAKFPGTGIGFVGVSLAFGLTVLTMAYALGHISGAHLNPAVSVGLAVAGRFPAKELVPYIVVQVIGATLGAFVLYLIASGVPGFDAAASGFASNGYGARSPGGYSMTAALICEVVMTFFFVLVILGTTDGRAISGFAPLAIGLCLTLIHLISIPVTNTSVNPARSTGPALFAGGAALGQLWLFWVAPIIGAFIAGALYPRLFPEKVTAIAPAPLAIDAAP
- a CDS encoding cold-shock protein, translating into MATGIVKWFNDAKGFGFITPDGGGDDLFAHFSEIRTEGFKTLQENQKVSYEAKQGPKGLQASNIQPL
- a CDS encoding autotransporter family protein, producing MAAALTRAASPVSFSVVGASTITNSGAITLTGGGGSGTNRGAVLLGTANNNQLTNAATGRITTTGAYNDGMAANGSGNSLVNNGSISTAGPNAYGMSAAWGQTNVGQANNSLTNSGTVSTSGSNARAASIVGGSGTINNSGSLSTSGANSPTAYLQGNNDSLVNTGTITATGADSDAVFSNTAGSSFAATIENRTGGRIFSQTAAAVRTLNGASTVTNAGLLQSGGPLAIAMGNGANTLILQTGSQIIGGTDGGGGPGVSTVILQGSGEASNAFTRFQTLRMDGDAWTFSGTGDFNLAEVQTGTLNLTGLFAPTTVALVDAPGTLQATAQNLPSNVTDNGLVRLAQDVDGTYSGTISGTGALEKAGAGTLTMPPAAAGGNTYSGGTSVLGGTLAIGADNALGAPAGGLTLDGGTLRLNNALDLAATRPIVLGAAGGVIDTQNFDTTIEQNISGAGSLTKLGAGQLLLQAPTTFTGGTTLSAGTLAVGDSSHPGASLGGGGPVSIAAGTNLGGYGSIVGNVTNNGTIFAANALPAFASGGTGALNVRGQLTNNGLAQIAGAGVGNQLVVTGSYVGQNARIALNTVVGPDNSASDKLVVSGGNASGSSTLLIHNVGGTGAATTADGIQVVQAANGATSAAGAFSLPASIQAGAYTYYLAKGGVTAGTSESWYLRNTVAAAAPPVVTPPTSPGTPGTPTTPATPGTPSEPTTPTTPGAPSGTTPPSQEAPSVPTAAPGTPPLPAPPPAGSAPIPVYRPEVALYAAIPMVARELGFQQIDNFHDRQGDQSLLTETGALPAAWGRVWGAHSVQSQDGAANPEFDGSVFGAQVGHDIYADSTASGHKNHYGLFLGFARATGDIDGFALGFPNVNVGHLSMNAYSLGGYWTHVGPTGWYTDAVLMGSSITVDPLSNQGTGAGTHGTAVTGSVEGGFPIALGNAFVVEPQAQILWQNLSLNDFNDGVSSVSFNNGNTYIGRLGVRLQHTFSSAGVTWQPYARVSVLRAFGEGDSTTFAGTTTIPGSVGQTSGQLNVGLVAQVTRSGSAFVTASYLTNLGGSHQRTIGGNAGVRWKW
- a CDS encoding DUF6440 family protein; translation: MKRLLVLLAASASFAAHAQNTPNVPTIPSADLKPASRASFNRFTRETTEDINLQLETDHETGCRYLIAQAQGITPLLKSNGTPDCSAPKLGQ
- a CDS encoding aminotransferase class I/II-fold pyridoxal phosphate-dependent enzyme — encoded protein: MQPTPFALERYFAVHEFTARYLMCSSDPESMSVADLLALEPGSADAFNNTWLGYTEYPGAPELRRELATLYESIGTDDLIVHTGAQEAIYSFVNTMLEAGDHMIVHMPGYQSHYSVAQALGVSVSPWMAREAEGWALDPDELETLLRPETKALLICAPHNPTGYLPDRERFDAIVDFARKHGLWLFSDEVYRGLEHDPAHRLPAACDVYEKAISLGALSKSHGLAGLRVGWVATRDRDVLAAMNTFKDYLTICNSAPSEFLAAIAVRNTGALIERNTAIVRSNLALLDPFFARHHEILEWHRPRAGTVAFPRLKQGGAERFCAEVLERTGVLLLPSTLLDHGDTHIRIGLGRRNLPDVLAILDNYLREQGGRLNLGR
- a CDS encoding LysR family transcriptional regulator ArgP, yielding MLDYALLDALGAVVRHGSFDRAARELNVTPSAVSQRVKLLEERVGSVLVKRGQPCIATPPGALLCRHIERVRRLETELGSQMPTLPGILAEAWPTFRVAVNDDSVGTWFIDAVSEFCVEREMLLDLVIDDQDHTAQQLRDGSVQGAVTTQAEAVQGCRSTKLGRMRYLPVCSPAFFDRYFAEGLTRDALRHAPRVEFNSKDQMQRRFIRRITRADLDPPRHLIPHVAGFVRGCASGMGWGMCPERMIRPLIESSELVRVVPGAHMDVDLYWQSWRLSIGWLDDFRTMLQNRAKAFLD